In Bythopirellula goksoeyrii, a single window of DNA contains:
- a CDS encoding type I-G CRISPR-associated protein, Cas3-extension family codes for MELPGLRADSLLGFLAALGACRTLEVGLAWRKSGPFWIADIDTDDPFEVVVSQLLQTCQTFPAQFSQLAETDPALKFEEGVNKWREFALQYPDWACAIGCEAGEDFRRSPILMSKGGGHQHPLKMVQGQCSKISREDIELALLGPWKRIPDCGLRLDPLENRPHADNWSDPSIKNQDSQIVALGPTRLAFESFPLVPTLNRSLHAIFDRTGKIVSWALWENYLLPRAITARLFTSPPAYVSSRRHISKGNWSVSPAKAVGNSR; via the coding sequence ATGGAACTACCCGGATTGAGAGCTGATAGCTTACTAGGATTTCTTGCAGCATTAGGAGCCTGCAGAACACTGGAGGTAGGTCTTGCATGGCGAAAGAGTGGACCCTTTTGGATAGCAGACATTGACACTGATGATCCCTTTGAAGTTGTAGTTTCTCAACTGCTACAAACATGCCAAACATTTCCAGCTCAGTTCAGCCAACTGGCTGAGACGGATCCGGCACTTAAATTTGAAGAGGGTGTAAACAAGTGGCGAGAATTCGCACTCCAGTATCCTGACTGGGCTTGTGCAATTGGCTGTGAGGCTGGAGAAGATTTCCGAAGGTCTCCAATTTTGATGAGCAAAGGGGGTGGCCATCAGCATCCTCTAAAGATGGTGCAAGGACAATGTTCTAAGATTTCAAGAGAAGATATTGAGCTGGCGTTGCTTGGCCCGTGGAAGCGAATCCCCGATTGTGGGCTTAGATTGGATCCCCTCGAAAATCGACCACATGCAGACAATTGGTCTGACCCCAGCATCAAGAATCAAGACTCTCAAATTGTCGCGTTGGGGCCGACACGGCTGGCATTCGAGTCATTCCCGCTAGTCCCTACGCTGAATCGAAGCCTACACGCGATTTTTGATCGTACTGGTAAGATTGTGTCGTGGGCCCTCTGGGAGAACTATCTACTACCCAGAGCGATTACGGCTCGCTTGTTCACGAGTCCACCTGCGTATGTTTCTTCACGTCGACACATTTCCAAAGGTAACTGGTCTGTATCTCCAGCCAAAGCAGTAGGGAATAGTCGATGA
- the cas3g gene encoding type I-G CRISPR-associated helicase/endonuclease Cas3g, translating to MNFNDWFSDVWGYEPFPWQSRLSELEEWPAAIAVPTGCGKTAVIDVWLWRWLEGRANRRCWYIVDRRVLVDAAFERASHLIRESGADVDVLRLRGGVFDERPLLSPSRPAVICSTVDQFGSRLLFRGYGVGRSGRVLEAALAGVDSLVVIDEAHLSEPLNETITSAVSLGADIRLSPMTATPRCAEGEILNLNESDLGHPILASRLHAQKIAHLVTGSLAQHAEQLRKSGAQSIAVWCNTVDEAIENAKKLRQIGETVLFTGRQREFDRIALLKEWGPMLESNSSSESPKVFVVTTQSLEVGVDWDFDALVTECASIDALKQRFGRLDRIGKRTQTEGKIIKPPSKPKVYGDSALATWKWLTANAEKSMIDFGITSQSKWEVPLECSLPLVPPPLLLPAHLNAWVLTSETIDLDVSPWLHGEQDEQDCRICWRNDFEGDNSDWVERINAVPPAILETANVPIYSVQRAVKEPLVIWRGREDVAVRNAEDIQPGDVVILPAGSGYFELACMISEETPDISEIVEPVFRLTKERLEREGLESGVDLESVALHEILELLPEAVKERLGDSVEVRPYPDGLVLAAKQTSLSVQSGKPVSLEQHSKEVTELAQSIATDLDLPSKEVIRLAAWWHDTGKADPRFQAWLQGGFAVHKEFLAKSGQTWLQMLAARQQAAYPSGRRHEFLSAKLFSISKDACEVEDIDLALHLIESHHGWARPTYPLPSDECSPNVELTWDREHLSVRADEHVADENRLWRLIDRYGYWGLALLASVVQFADRETSRRESYGTTRIES from the coding sequence GTGAACTTCAATGATTGGTTTTCAGATGTTTGGGGTTACGAGCCTTTTCCGTGGCAGTCGAGGTTGTCCGAACTAGAAGAATGGCCTGCTGCAATCGCTGTTCCAACCGGCTGCGGGAAAACCGCAGTAATCGATGTTTGGCTGTGGCGTTGGTTGGAAGGTAGGGCTAATCGACGGTGCTGGTACATAGTTGATCGTCGTGTGCTCGTTGACGCGGCCTTTGAACGGGCATCTCATCTTATTAGAGAGTCAGGAGCAGATGTAGATGTTTTGAGACTTCGAGGGGGTGTCTTTGACGAACGTCCTCTACTTTCTCCGAGTCGACCAGCTGTCATTTGCTCCACCGTTGACCAGTTTGGATCTCGACTTCTTTTTCGTGGGTATGGAGTTGGGCGTTCCGGTAGAGTTTTGGAAGCTGCACTTGCTGGCGTCGATTCACTTGTGGTGATTGATGAGGCTCATCTTTCCGAACCATTGAATGAGACAATCACGTCAGCAGTATCACTTGGAGCAGATATTAGACTTTCGCCAATGACAGCTACACCGAGATGTGCCGAAGGCGAAATACTTAACCTTAATGAGAGCGACTTAGGTCATCCAATTTTGGCGAGTCGGCTTCACGCACAGAAAATAGCCCATTTGGTAACAGGGAGCCTAGCACAGCACGCCGAGCAACTTCGCAAATCAGGGGCACAATCAATTGCCGTTTGGTGCAACACCGTAGACGAAGCAATCGAGAATGCAAAGAAACTACGTCAAATCGGAGAAACGGTACTCTTTACGGGTCGTCAACGGGAGTTTGATCGAATAGCGTTGCTTAAAGAATGGGGTCCAATGTTGGAATCCAACTCATCGAGCGAGTCTCCCAAAGTTTTTGTTGTAACGACTCAGTCACTTGAAGTGGGTGTCGATTGGGATTTCGATGCCTTGGTAACTGAATGTGCAAGCATCGATGCTCTTAAACAACGCTTTGGTCGACTCGACAGGATCGGTAAGCGAACCCAGACCGAGGGGAAAATTATCAAGCCCCCCAGCAAACCCAAAGTCTATGGTGATTCGGCTCTAGCTACTTGGAAATGGTTGACGGCCAATGCTGAGAAAAGCATGATAGACTTTGGCATCACTTCGCAAAGCAAGTGGGAAGTCCCACTAGAGTGCAGTCTGCCTCTAGTACCTCCGCCCCTATTACTCCCAGCTCATCTCAATGCGTGGGTTTTGACAAGCGAGACAATTGATCTCGATGTTAGCCCGTGGTTACACGGCGAACAGGACGAACAAGATTGCCGCATCTGTTGGCGAAATGACTTTGAGGGAGACAATTCGGATTGGGTCGAGCGTATCAATGCAGTTCCACCAGCAATTTTGGAGACTGCAAACGTACCAATCTACAGTGTGCAAAGAGCCGTAAAGGAACCTCTGGTCATTTGGCGAGGACGTGAGGATGTTGCGGTTAGAAATGCAGAAGACATCCAACCGGGTGATGTTGTTATTCTTCCTGCAGGCTCAGGATATTTTGAGTTAGCATGCATGATTTCGGAGGAGACTCCAGACATTTCGGAAATAGTGGAACCTGTTTTTCGCCTTACAAAAGAGAGACTGGAAAGAGAAGGACTAGAAAGTGGTGTCGACTTGGAATCCGTGGCACTGCACGAGATACTCGAATTGCTTCCCGAAGCTGTGAAGGAACGCTTAGGAGACAGCGTTGAAGTACGTCCCTATCCTGATGGTCTTGTTCTGGCTGCCAAGCAGACTTCTCTTTCCGTACAAAGTGGAAAACCAGTTTCTCTTGAACAACATAGCAAAGAAGTAACGGAACTAGCACAATCTATCGCAACTGATTTGGACTTACCCTCGAAAGAAGTTATTCGATTAGCTGCATGGTGGCACGACACTGGCAAAGCAGATCCTAGATTTCAAGCGTGGCTGCAAGGAGGCTTTGCAGTTCATAAAGAATTCCTAGCGAAGAGTGGTCAAACGTGGCTGCAAATGCTTGCTGCAAGACAGCAGGCCGCTTATCCTTCAGGACGTCGACATGAGTTCTTGTCAGCTAAGCTATTCTCCATAAGCAAAGACGCCTGTGAAGTGGAAGATATTGATTTGGCACTTCATCTCATCGAGTCGCACCACGGATGGGCAAGACCTACCTATCCATTACCTTCCGATGAGTGCTCCCCAAATGTGGAATTAACCTGGGATAGGGAACATCTTAGCGTTAGAGCAGATGAGCATGTAGCAGATGAGAATCGACTTTGGCGACTCATTGATCGTTACGGATATTGGGGACTTGCACTTTTAGCATCGGTCGTACAGTTTGCTGACAGAGAAACTAGCCGTAGGGAGAGTTATGGAACTACCCGGATTGAGAGCTGA